One segment of Scomber scombrus chromosome 3, fScoSco1.1, whole genome shotgun sequence DNA contains the following:
- the ptpra gene encoding receptor-type tyrosine-protein phosphatase alpha, which translates to MPTSLLQGRMGVCPLLLLLGLALGATAQDHVPVTSHPNITAKPTDPPSAPFLNVTAAHTQAPTVPPTMPAAIPAVMTTTTATTATNTTTTTLSPPGAEDVQPVDPNSTMRLVPPPPPPAPTDAPQAPPSTTPPPTPTKMINGNSTRTPVPDTSTPDTSIDTKYGMEESETTTAFTTDTSPQDNSQSDDMPIIAVMVALSSLLVIIFIIIILYMLRFKKYKQAGSHSNSFRLTNGRSDDTELQSVPLLARAPSTNRKYPPLPVDKLEEEMNRRMADDNKLFREEFNALPVCPIQASCDAASKEENKEKNRYVNILPYDHSRVHLSSLEGVPDSDFINASFINGYQEKNKFIAAQGPKEETVNDYWRMIWEQNTATIVMVTNLKERKECKCAQYWPDQGCWTYGNIRVSVEDTMVLVDYTIRKFCIQQVGDVSGKKPQRLVTQFHFTSWPDFGVPFTPIGMLKFLKKVKNCNPQYAGPIVVHCSAGVGRTGTFIVIDAMLDMMNSERKVDVFGFVTRIRAQRCQMVQTDMQYVFIFQALLEHYLYGDTELEVTSLESHLAKLYAPSPGAGCSGLEAEFKKLTSIKIQNDKMRTGNLPANMKKNRVLQIIPYEFNRVIIPVKRGEENTDYVNASFIDGYRQKDSYMASQGPLQHTIEDFWRMIWEWRSCSIVMLTELEERGQEKCAQYWPSDGVVVHGDISIEIKREEESESYTVRDLLVTNNRENKARAVRQFHFHGWPEVGIPTDGKGMINIIAAVQKQQQQSGNHPITVHCSAGAGRTGTFCALSTVLERVKAEGILDVFQTVKSLRLQRPHMVQTLEQYEFCYKVVQEYIDAFSDYANFK; encoded by the exons ATGCCAACTTCGCTTCTTCAG GGCAGAATGGGTGTGTGTcccctgctcctgctgctcGGTCTAGCCCTTGGGGCCACAGCCCAGGATCATGTCCCCGTGACAA GTCATCCAAATATCACTGCCAAACCCACAGATCCCCCTTCCGCGCCCTTCCTCAATGTCACagccgcacacacacaagcccccACAGTCCCACCCACAATGCCCGCAGCCATCCCGGCGgtgatgacaacaacaacagcaacaaccgccaccaacaccaccaccaccaccctaaGCCCACCTGGTGCTGAAGACGTACAACCGGTGGATCCAAATAGCACCATGAGGCTGGTACCGCCTCCGCCACCTCCAGCTCCAACTGATGCCCCTCAGGCACCACCGAGCACAACGCCTCCACCAACTCCCACCAAGATGATAAATGGGAACAGTACCAGAACTCCGGTTCCGGATACTTCAACTCCAGACACTAGTATTGATACGAAGTACGGTATGGAGGAATCGGAGACCACCACAGCATTCACCACCGACACAAGCCCACAAG ACAACAGCCAGTCTGATGACATGCCAATCATAGCAGTGATGGTGGCCCTGTCCTCCTTGCTggtcatcatcttcatcatcatcatcctctacATGCTAAG GTTTAAAAAGTACAAGCAGGCGGGAAGCCATTCAAACTCCTTCAGATTGACCAACGGCAGATCGGATGATACAG AGCTCCAGAGCGTGCCACTATTGGCCCGTGCGCCCAGCACAAACAGGAAGTACCCGCCCCTTCCTGTTGACAAGCTGGAAGAAGAGATGAATCGTCGCATGGCTGATGACAACAAGCTCTTCAGGGAGGAGTTTAAT GCTCTGCCGGTTTGCCCCATCCAGGCATCGTGTGACGCTGCTTCCAAGGaagagaataaagaaaagaacagaTACGTCAACATCCTGCCAT ATGATCACTCCAGGGTGCATCTCTCATCTCTGGAGGGAGTCCCCGACTCTGACTTCATCAATGCCTCctttataaat GGTTACCAAGAGAAGAATAAGTTTATTGCAGCTCAAG GGCCAAAGGAGGAAACAGTAAATGACTACTGGCGGATGATCTGGGAGCAGAACACAGCCACCATTGTCATGGTGACCAAtctgaaggagagaaaggag TGCAAGTGTGCCCAGTACTGGCCGGACCAGGGCTGTTGGACATACGGGAACATCCGCGTCTCTGTGGAAGACACAATGGTTCTAGTGGACTACACCATCCGCAAGTTCTGTATCCAACAG GTGGGAGATGTGTCTGGGAAGAAGCCTCAGAGACTTGTGACCCAGTTCCACTTCACCAGCTGGCCAGACTTCGGGGTGCCCTTCACCCCCATTGGCATGCTCAAGTTCCTTAAGAAAGTCAAGAACTGCAACCCCCAGTACGCAGGGCCCATCGTGGTTCACTGCAG TGCGGGAGTGGGAAGGACAGGTACCTTCATTGTGATAGACGCTATGTTGGACATGATGAACTCTGAGAGAAAGGTGGATGTGTTCGGCTTCGTCACCAGGATCAGAGCTCAGCGCTGTCAGATGGTCCAGACTGAT ATGCAGTACGTGTTCATATTCCAGGCGTTGTTAGAGCACTACCTGTACGGAGACACAGAGCTGGAGGTGACCTCTCTGGAGTCCCACCTGGCAAAACTCTACGCCCCCTCACCTGGAGCTGGCTGCAGTGGTCTGGAGGCTGAATTCAAG AAACTGACATCCATCAAGATCCAGAATGACAAGATGAGAACAGGCAACCTGCCCGCCAACATGAAGAAGAACAGAGTCCTGCAGATCATTCCAT ATGAGTTCAACAGAGTCATTATTCCAGTCAAGCGAGGAGAGGAGAACACCGACTACGTCAATGCCTCTTTCATTGAT GGCTACCGTCAGAAGGACTCGTACATGGCCAGCCAGGGTCCCCTGCAGCACACCATAGAGGACTTCTGGAGGATGATCTGGGAATGGAGAAGCTGCTCTATAGTTATGCTCACtgagctggaggagagagggcAG GAAAAGTGCGCCCAGTATTGGCCCAGTGATGGAGTGGTGGTCCACGGGGATATCTCCATCGAGAttaaaagggaggaggagagcgaAAGCTACACAGTGCGTGACCTCCTGGTCACCAACAACAGG GAGAACAAGGCTCGAGCAGTGCGTCAGTTCCATTTCCACGGTTGGCCAGAGGTAGGCATCCCCACTGACGGTAAAGGCATGATCAACATAATCGCTGCAgtgcagaaacagcagcagcagtctggcAACCACCCCATCACTGTACACTGcag TGCTGGTGCTGGCCGGACAGGGACTTTTTGTGCATTGAGCACAGTCCTGGAGAGGGTGAAGGCAGAAGGCATCTTGGATGTTTTCCAGACAGTCAAGAGCCTCAGACTGCAGAGACCCCACATGGTGCAGACACTG GAGCAGTACGAGTTCTGCTACAAAGTGGTCCAGGAGTATATCGATGCCTTTTCTGACTACGCCAACTTCAAGTAG
- the gnrh2 gene encoding progonadoliberin-2 has protein sequence MCVSRLVLLLGLLLCVGAQLSNAQHWSHGWYPGGKRELDSFGTPEISEEIKLCEAGECSYLRPQRRSFLRNILLDALARELQKRK, from the exons ATGTGTGTATCTCGGCTGGTTTTGCTGCTGGGGCTGCTTCTATGTGTGGGGGCTCAGCTGTCCAACGCCCAGCACTGGTCCCATGGTTGGTATCCAGGAGGCAAGAGGGAGCTGGACTCTTTTGGCACACCAGAG ATTTCAGAGGAGATCAAACTGTGCGAGGCAGGGGAATGCAGCTACTTGAGACCCCAGAGGAGGAGTTTTCTGAGAAACATTCTT TTGGATGCCTTAGCCAGAGAGCTTCAGAAGAGAAAGTGA